A part of Arcobacter sp. F2176 genomic DNA contains:
- the trxA gene encoding thioredoxin has translation MSKYLELDQNNIEDTVKEGVSLVDFWAPWCGPCRMIAPVIEQLAQEFEGKAKICKVNTEVEQDLTVKYEIRSIPTILFFKDGEIVDQIIGTTTKGALEEKINKYL, from the coding sequence ATGTCAAAATATTTAGAATTAGATCAAAATAATATAGAAGATACAGTAAAAGAGGGTGTGTCATTAGTTGACTTTTGGGCACCATGGTGCGGACCTTGTAGAATGATTGCTCCTGTTATAGAACAGTTAGCCCAAGAGTTTGAAGGAAAAGCAAAAATATGTAAAGTAAATACAGAAGTTGAACAAGACTTAACTGTAAAATATGAAATAAGATCAATACCTACTATTCTTTTCTTTAAAGATGGTGAAATAGTTGACCAAATAATTGGAACAACTACAAAAGGTGCTCTTGAAGAAAAAATAAACAAATATTTATAA